The Leptospira wolbachii serovar Codice str. CDC genome segment AATAAACAGCATCAGCTTGGCTAATTTGTCCCAACCGAACAGTTAAGTTCCTTGATTTGAATTTGGAACGGATGTCCTCTTCTGTAATTTGAATTTCTGTGCGATACCAAGCATATCCTTTGTAAGCTTCTTGGAATTGTTTGAAGTCTGGAAAATACAATTCCCCATCTCCATCTCTCACTTTATCCCAAGCGGTTTGGATTTGGAATCCAGAAATCCAACCATTTCTCACCGATTCTTCTAAGGCAGGTTGGGCATGAGCAAAACGTAAGGCTTTGGTTTGTCCGTTTTCTTCATCTAAATAAAGGTCGTCTTCTTTCTCTTCTGTGACAAGAGGTGAGTCTCCTGGTTTGAAACTCCATTTATGAACGGATTGGCCAAAAGACGTCTCTGATCTCAGGTCCAAAATTTGGTTGGTCAGAAGGACTTGGGCAGACAGGTTTGAGAGAAATCCCGTAAAAATGAGGAAGAGGAGAAGGAAAGAAAAGAGTCTTTTCGAAAAAACCATGTCGGAAATCCTATAAAAATCAAAAGGAACTGGCAAGTAGAAAACATTGGACAAAGTCATTGTGGAAAGTTTAGATTCTGATTTTTCAGGAATCGTCACAGCACCTAACGGAAAAAAGGTGAACGTTTTCTTTGTTTACCCTGGTGACGAACTCCATGTGGAATATGTCAAACGAAGGCCAAGACAAAGGTCCTTACGAATCCAGGAAACCATTCGCAACCATGATTGGCAATTAGTGAAATGCAATGTATTTGGAGAGTGCGGTGGATGTACGGGCCAACACATAAGTTACAAAGAACAATTAGAACTTAAATTTACTCCCATCCTAAACTCCTTCCAAAAAGACTTAGGTATCTCCATCAAACCTATCCCTTCTGAACAAATTTACGAGTACCGATCTCGTATGGATTTTTCTGTATTCCCTGGACCTATCATTGGACAAAGACAAAGGGGAAATTTCCGCAAAGTAGTTCCCATCACCTCTTGTTCCATCCAATCAGACTGGGCCAACAAGGCACTAAAAGATGTACAAACTGTACTGAACCAAATGCCTGATGTCATTTGGGATCGAAGATCTGAAGATGGTGGCTTAAAATACTTAACAATCCGTAAGGCACAAAATACAGAGGATGGAATTTTAATTTTTACTTTTACAGATGGATATGAATCACATCCTTCAATGGAAAGTTTTCGTAAACTTTGTTTGGAATCTTTATCACAAGAGTCACTACTCTTTTGTTACAACAGACCCAAATCGGAAGTATCTGCTTTTGGACGGCCAGAAGTGTTACGAGGAAAATCTACATTTACCGAAATCGTCCTCGGACAAAACTTTCAAATTCCCTTTGATTCTTTTTTCCAACCTAACCCAAAAGGTTTTTTACCCATCTTATCGTTTATCAAAGATAGATTACCAAAAACTACAGAGAATCTAATCGATTTGTTTTGTGGAAATGGTTTCTTTTCTTTGTTATACGGTGATTCGTTTCAAAATGTGGATGGATACGAGCTCACTGAATCTTCGATTGAAATTGCGTCCAAAACCTTTCATGAATATTTTCCGGACAAATCCCATTCCTTCCAAATCGCTAATTTGTTTATGTCCACAGAACTTTTAAAACAAAAAGAAAATGCCATTTTGATTTTGGATCCACCGAGGGCCGGAGCTGGTAAATTGGTAAACCAATGGATTCGTGATTTCGGACCGGAGTATGTGTTCTATGTCTCTTGTAATCCTTATTCTCAAAAAGAAGATGTATCGATCTTTCTTTCTCAGTATGATTTTGTGGATGGAATTCTGATTGATCCCTACCCCCACACTCCTCACACAGAATCGGTGCTATTCTTTCGTAGAAAGTCTTCATAATTCCCTTCACCAATTTTGGAATTCCTCCGAAAATAGAAGCGAGGGTACTATGAAGATTCAAAAATCGATTCTATTTTTCTCTATCGCCATTTTAGGGCAAATCGGTTGTGCGAGTGTAATGGTTAGCAATTGGTCACCAGAAGAATCGAACTTCAAATCCAAACCAGTCCGAGTTCTCCTTGGCTATGCGACCGATGAGGAAACATTCAAATCATCAGGTGAAATCATCGTTCGAGATGCCAATGACCTGACTATCAAAAAGGCTTATGATTTTTTATCTTTAAATCCAACTCTTCTCAAAGCTCCCATATCCATTCAAAGTAATTCCGAATGGATTGAATATAAAGGAGTAAGTTATAGAGGAATCGTTCTTCTCAAACCAGTAGATGGAAAAGTATTTATCCTCAACTTAGTTCCAATGGAAGCATATCTTTTGAGTGTAGTTCCTTCGGAAGTCAGTGCCTCTTGGCCAAAAGAAGCACTCAAAGCCCAAGCCATCTGTGCAAGAACTTATGTAGTGCGTGAAATGTTAAATCGCAAAAAACAAGAGTTTGATGTAGATACATCCACAAACACTCAAGTATACAAAGGAAAAAACAAAGAACATAGAAATACTTCAGAAGCAGTTTTTGAAACAGAGGGGCTCATTCTCATCCATAAAGGACAACCCATCCAAAGTTTCTTCCATTCCAACGCTGGTGGTTATACCGAAGATCCCATCAATGTTTGGGGTAGCCCCGTAGAATATTTAAAACCTGTTCCATCCGAATACGATAAAGATGGAGAACAATATTCTTGGGAAGAAAAGTGGAAAACAGATTTCGTAAATACCAACTTACGAGACTTAGGTGTTGGTGACATACAAGATATCATTGTATCAAGTCGTTTTCCCTCATCTCGGGTCAATGAAATGGAAATCATTGGAAGTTCTGGATCCAAAAAAATCAAAGCGACTGAGTTTCGAAAAAAATTAGGTGCGACCAAATTAAAATCTACACGATTTGGAATCCGTAAAGAAGAGTCTGGAGATTATTTTGTGAAGGGACTCGGTTCTGGTCATGGCGTAGGAATGTCCCAATGGGGAAGTTTTGCTATGGCAAAAAGCCAATTCAGCCACAGAGAAATCCTGCAACACTATTTCAAAGGAATCGAATTTGCAAGAATAGTTGCCAGATAGTTGGGAGTTTTTGGTTTCCTTAGTCTCATCATTCTAGATCCTGACTTTAGGTCCCTAACCGAATGGCAACTGTAGAAGAATACCTTTCCCAAATCAAAGACCTGACGATTGTACCGCCAGTCTTACTCTCCGTACTTTCCCTAGATGACGACAACGAACTCTCTTTTGGAGAGTTAGAAAAAAAAGTTCAATCTGACCAAGTGCTTGTGGCAAGACTTCTGAAACTTGCCAACTCTCCCTTTTTCTCCCGCGGCAACCCGGTTGCCAATATGAAACAGGTCATCACTCGTTTGGGATTTAAAACGGTTCGAAGTATGGTGGCGATGTCTATGACAGACTCACTCTTTAGCCAAGGAAATTATAAAAAATTCCGAGATGAAGTTTGGGACCATTCGGTTGCCAAAGGAATATTTGCTCAAATTCTCTGCGAAGAAAAGAAATTCAAAAAAGAAGCAGAACTTGCCATCACTTGCGGACTAATGCAAGACCTCGGACGAATTGTACTCAATACCATTGACAGAACAAAGTATGTAGAAGTGCTTACAGAATTCCAAACATCTGATGCCACTTTGATTTCACTCGAAAAAAAATCTTTTGGAGTGGATTCTTATGAAATAGGAAGTGCTGCCGCCAAACTTTGGAAGATGCCAAACATCATCATTTCTTCCATTGAAGATCTTTCCAAACCAGTAAACGAACAGTCTCCCTTGGGACAAATCATTGGATTTGCGGGTGTGATTGCAAAGTTTACTGGACATGGCAAACAAGAGCCAGGCACAGAGGAAAGATTTGAAGAATACAAAACTACCTTAGGCCTTGAGATTGAGGATAAAAAAGCTTTTTTAGCCCTCAAAGATGAAAAACTGAAATCAAACGAATTGTATCAGTTTTGCAGCACTCTTTAAAGACTATATTCCAACAAAAACAAACGTTGATTAGACGGGTTTTACACTGAGAATTCGGTGTAACCCTTCTTTTCCTTTGATTTTTACTGGTTCCAATTCTTCGTATTTGTATTTATTGGCATACTCCTCTGGAAGAAAATTATACAACCCTTCTGACACATACACCTCCATTGGTTTTGCAATTGATTCCAACCGGCTTGCCATGTTAACAGTATCTCCAACGGCTGTATAAGAAAGTTTTTGGAAGGATCCCACGTTACCTACAATGGCCTTCCCTGAGGCCAAACCAATTCCAATTTGTGGAGTAAATCCGTAGATCTGTTGCCATTTGGGTTGCCAAAGTTCAAAGACTTGCACCATTTCTACGGCACAGTCTAGAGCATTTTGTCTATGGTCCTCTTGGAAAACGGGAGCACCAAACAGACACATGATGGAATCACCAATGTATTTATCGATCATTCCCCCATAACCCAAAATCACTTCTGTCATTGCTGTAAAGTATTCATTTAAAAAAGAGATCACTTGTTCTGGTTTCATTTTTTCCGACAAGGTCGTATAACCACGAATATCAGAAAATAAAACAGATACTTCTTGTTCCTTTCCTTTTTGATCAAGAGAAAGTGTGTTATTCATCAAACTTTCTACGATGATAGGATCTACATACATACCGAAAACATTTTGCATTTTCTTTTTTTCGGTTTCAAGGTTTAGTTTTTCTTCGTATTCTTTTTCCAATTCCTTTTTAAATTTTTTCACCATCGTATTCAAATCTTGAATCTCCGACTGGTTCATACCATAGAGGTCTTGGAATCGTTTCAGACTGTCGTCCATTTGGATGGAGACTACTTTTTTGCGGTAAATTTCTCGGAACAAATTTCTAAACCGATGTTCCAAAACATTTTTCTTTAACCTTCGTTTGCCGAAGTATTCGTTGATTCCTAATTGGAAAGCATGGATGGGAAGTTGTTTTCCTTCGGCCTTAGTAAAGACAACTACGGGAAGTTCGGAGGGACCTGCTAAATCCATAATGGATTCTAAAACGGATTCGGGAGAATCTTCAAGTTCAGGGAATTGGATTTCTGTAATTAAAAGATCATACTGAGCTTTTTTGATTTCCTCAGCTCCGTTTTCAAAAACGGAGCGCCAAGTAAGTTCGATGTAATCTCCAAACCACTCACTGAGTAATTGGGAGATGGTATCATACGATTTCTTTTGGGGTTCTAGGACCAGGACACGAACGATTTCTTCTTTTTCTAAATCCACGCACCTTATTTTTCATTCTCTAAAATTTTGTGAAGCTCCTCTTGAAACCGGAAGGAAAATCTTCCCATTAAAAGACGAAAACCTTGAAGAATGACATCGGGTCTAGGGGGATCTCCTGAAATATAAAGA includes the following:
- a CDS encoding class I SAM-dependent RNA methyltransferase, translating into MDKVIVESLDSDFSGIVTAPNGKKVNVFFVYPGDELHVEYVKRRPRQRSLRIQETIRNHDWQLVKCNVFGECGGCTGQHISYKEQLELKFTPILNSFQKDLGISIKPIPSEQIYEYRSRMDFSVFPGPIIGQRQRGNFRKVVPITSCSIQSDWANKALKDVQTVLNQMPDVIWDRRSEDGGLKYLTIRKAQNTEDGILIFTFTDGYESHPSMESFRKLCLESLSQESLLFCYNRPKSEVSAFGRPEVLRGKSTFTEIVLGQNFQIPFDSFFQPNPKGFLPILSFIKDRLPKTTENLIDLFCGNGFFSLLYGDSFQNVDGYELTESSIEIASKTFHEYFPDKSHSFQIANLFMSTELLKQKENAILILDPPRAGAGKLVNQWIRDFGPEYVFYVSCNPYSQKEDVSIFLSQYDFVDGILIDPYPHTPHTESVLFFRRKSS
- a CDS encoding SpoIID/LytB domain-containing protein → MKIQKSILFFSIAILGQIGCASVMVSNWSPEESNFKSKPVRVLLGYATDEETFKSSGEIIVRDANDLTIKKAYDFLSLNPTLLKAPISIQSNSEWIEYKGVSYRGIVLLKPVDGKVFILNLVPMEAYLLSVVPSEVSASWPKEALKAQAICARTYVVREMLNRKKQEFDVDTSTNTQVYKGKNKEHRNTSEAVFETEGLILIHKGQPIQSFFHSNAGGYTEDPINVWGSPVEYLKPVPSEYDKDGEQYSWEEKWKTDFVNTNLRDLGVGDIQDIIVSSRFPSSRVNEMEIIGSSGSKKIKATEFRKKLGATKLKSTRFGIRKEESGDYFVKGLGSGHGVGMSQWGSFAMAKSQFSHREILQHYFKGIEFARIVAR
- a CDS encoding HDOD domain-containing protein, whose translation is MATVEEYLSQIKDLTIVPPVLLSVLSLDDDNELSFGELEKKVQSDQVLVARLLKLANSPFFSRGNPVANMKQVITRLGFKTVRSMVAMSMTDSLFSQGNYKKFRDEVWDHSVAKGIFAQILCEEKKFKKEAELAITCGLMQDLGRIVLNTIDRTKYVEVLTEFQTSDATLISLEKKSFGVDSYEIGSAAAKLWKMPNIIISSIEDLSKPVNEQSPLGQIIGFAGVIAKFTGHGKQEPGTEERFEEYKTTLGLEIEDKKAFLALKDEKLKSNELYQFCSTL
- a CDS encoding adenylate/guanylate cyclase domain-containing response regulator, with product MDLEKEEIVRVLVLEPQKKSYDTISQLLSEWFGDYIELTWRSVFENGAEEIKKAQYDLLITEIQFPELEDSPESVLESIMDLAGPSELPVVVFTKAEGKQLPIHAFQLGINEYFGKRRLKKNVLEHRFRNLFREIYRKKVVSIQMDDSLKRFQDLYGMNQSEIQDLNTMVKKFKKELEKEYEEKLNLETEKKKMQNVFGMYVDPIIVESLMNNTLSLDQKGKEQEVSVLFSDIRGYTTLSEKMKPEQVISFLNEYFTAMTEVILGYGGMIDKYIGDSIMCLFGAPVFQEDHRQNALDCAVEMVQVFELWQPKWQQIYGFTPQIGIGLASGKAIVGNVGSFQKLSYTAVGDTVNMASRLESIAKPMEVYVSEGLYNFLPEEYANKYKYEELEPVKIKGKEGLHRILSVKPV